attttttttaatgagaattatcatcatcattatgtgCACTTAGCTTTTCAggtggcacattttttttcaaatttttttcattttttttcaagcaATTTTTTCAGTGAGCTGGACTGACCAGATTATTTGATTCCCCAGCACATTCGCCTGGTTTCCTGAAATGGACATGTGTACAATTCAGTATTTACTAATCAGAATGAGAATAAAAGAGTTCTCACTCTATAATCGATTGGCTAATACCAAAGAATTCTATGGAGCTTTTGATTAAAGACGTCTGTAATTGCATTTTGACTAGTCCACATTTGAGTAAGGGATGTTCACAGCTGCGTTTTGACCAGTTAATTTGATATTAGGTTGGTGCAGTGGCTAACACTGATGGTCAGTAATCCAGCATGTTGGTTTCTAACCCTGCATCAATTTGTTGCAGATTTGGAGTCTGCACATACTCCCTATGGCTGCACGGGTTTTACTCCATTTCCCCAAAACCATGCTTATTTTTAAATGGGATTTTTAAATTGGCTGAGTGCATGTGCATAAATGTAATGGGGCTTGTGCCCAGtattgttgggataggctctcacacctgcaatcctgaattggattaagtgagtttagactgtgttctgttaatatacagtagattagggTTGCAGGGGTCTGGATCCTATCATGGCAGTACTAGGAACAAGGCAGGATACAGTCCGAGGTAGATATCTTAAATTCACACATATGAAAGGtatctataattataattttaattagtCAGAATGTAATTATAGTTACTACAGTTTAAATTGTGGTCTAAATGAAGCACAATTATTTCCATTTAGATATAAAACTTTACATCTTATTCATATATCAGAGGTCTTCTCTCATACTCATCTAGAGATTagtaaaaggaaacatttaatatTGAAGTAATCAGAGATATGGATATATCCACAAGGTTAGCAATGGTTCAGCATACTGTAAAGATCTTTTGATGTATTCcttgtaaagtgatttttttttcaattttaaataaacaggacacTATTTCCCATGGTTCAGTTGCAGGGGCTTAGGACTCTTCTACATAAACAAGTTAAGTGCAAATTGTTCATTAAGCAATAGTGTCCTTTCAGGTACTGTAGATGTGCACCTATTTGTAACTCTTATTTTCACAAAGTCAAAATGTAATTCTAGAAATTGAAAATAAGAACCACCATAAGACAGTTAATGTTAAAACAGCATGCCATACCCTCATGGCTGTCCCTTAATTGTTTCTCTGTAGCAGTTTTCACAGGCCTTTTTCACCGCTTTATAGCGAGCCCACTCAAGATAGTGGGTGTGCAGAAGGCATATGAAATTGTACTTGTAGTTGGGTAAAAAATGTGTGCTGTTTGCTCTGAAGTAGCCCTGAGTGTTTACCTGATTGGCAGAGTGCAACAGACAGTTTCACTACACTGCTATACTTGTAACTCCTCTTTGGGGATGCTGTAGGAAGGCACTGCAATAAAGGCCTGTTACAAAGATAACGTGAGACAGAGGTATTTATTAAAAGTTTGCTGCATAATTCACTTTAGGCTTTCAGTGAAATGCTTGACAGATTGATGAGCAGAGTATTTTTTGCAGAGGACACACACCATCTGATTAAAAGATGTGCTAACTCACAGCTTTCACTTCCTGATCTTAGATCACACACCAGCATAGGTGACTGAATATCAAAACTCTTGACCATTAAAatcattatttgtgttttaacttATGGAAACACATGTCTTTCAAGGCACCAGAAGACAGAGTATCAATTCAACATTAATTCACAGCTATGGTCCCTCTGTGACAACAGGAACATGGGCGTGTTAAATTCTTATTGCTGCATTCCTAGTTCTTCAGCTGTGCACAGGACAGCTTGTTTTAGGGTAAATTATATTCAAAGGTGCTGGGCGGAAATAAAGTTTAACAAGAGGACAGTGAAATGCTAAACCATTGTGAAATATAGCCAGATGGTAGCAGAGTTGCTTGGTTTTCTTTCTATAACCTTATTCAAATATTGTTTGCAAAAATTATTCCAGTAAATGTTGGAGTTGCTGTAAATTCCCATTTTTGCGCCTGCTTTTGTTTGTAACTCAAGCTATAGCAAGTTGCTACTTATGTAAGTTATTGCACCAGAACTTcagttatgcattttttttacagtttgtctGCTTTATAATAAGAACTTGCCTTTGCTTCAGATCATTGTCATACAGAGTCTGTATAAAGTAATACCATTTcctagtacaatacaatttatttttgtatagcccacaatcacacaagaagtgcagcaatgggctttaacaggccctgcctcttgacagccccccagccttgactctctaagaagacaagtgggaaaaaaaaaaaacctgagtaGGGAGGAAAAAatcctgggaaaggcagttcaaagggatacccctttccaggtaggttgggtgtacaGTGggagtcaaagagaagggggtcaatacaatacacagaacaaaacacaagtaatcctctatacagtataacagtaaaataaatactgaGCAGAATTTTACAGTAGATAGTACAGtagatatcccataatatgatttggatttgtttagagttctggagaccgcagccatcaagctgcctacccccattggccattccacagctgggacAGCGCTGGGCCAGACAATCCGATGAAAATTTGTGACACTCAAAATTCCTGTCTTCATGATTCCTGTACAGTATAAATAGTATTAATTGGTGtttatacagtgtatccggaaagtatttacagcgcatcactttttccacattttgttatgttacagccttattccaaaatggattaaattcatttttttcctcagaattctacacacaacgtgaaaaaagtctgaggtttttgcaaatttattaaaaataaaaaaactgaaaaaatcacatgtacataataataataattcattacatttatatagcgcttttctcagtactcaaagcgctaataagtattcacagcctttgcgacgcctggcattcacaccaaagagttcaatctttgtctcatcagaccagagaattttctttttcatggtctgagagtccttcaggtgccttttggccaacaccaggcgggctgccatgtgccttttactaaggagtggcttccgtctggccactctaccatacaggcctgattggtggatttctgcagcgatggttgtccttctggaaggttctcctctctccacagaggatctctggagctctgacagagtgaccatcaggttcttggtcacctccgtgactaaggcccttctcccccgatcgctcagtttagatggcggccagctctaggaagagtcctgggggtttcaaacttcttccacttacggatgatggagtccactgtgttcattgggaccttcaaagcagcagaaatttttctgtaaccttccccggatttgtgccttgagacaatcctgtctcagaggtctatatagacaattcctttgacttcatgcttgatttgtgctcttgacatgaactgtcaactgtgggaccttatatagacaggtgtgtgccattccaaatcatgtccaatcaactgaatttaccacaggtggactccagttaagctgcagcaacatctcaaggatgatcaggggaaacgggatgcacctgagctcaattttgagcttcatggcaaaggctgtgaatacttatgtacatgtgctttctcaatttttttatttttaaaaaatttgcaaaaatctcaaactttttttcacattgtcattatggggtgttgtgtgtagaattctgaggaaaaaaatgaatttaatccattttggaataaggctgtaacataacaaaatgtggaaaaagtgatgtgctgtgaatactttccagatgcccTGTATATAgttctgtgaaaaagtatttgccccttcctgatttcctctattTTTGCTAGTAAGCAtaatagtttttaaatgatcatttgattAATTGAAGGTAAAaacttccattttccaacctgctgaatccgaacacagggtcacgggggtctgctggagccaatcccagccaacacagggcacaaggcaggaaccaatcctgggcagggtgccaacccaccgcaggacaacacCTATATCaacaatgtgaaaaagtatttaccctCCAGTCACTCAATCAATTAACCAAATTTAAATAAAGGTTAAACTGGACTAGACACACCCAAACTCAACTGCTGCCAGCCCTGTTGAATCTAGGCATCACTTAACTAGAACCTTTCCAGCAATGTAAAGTTGGTTAAAAGGTCTAAACAACCAGCATGCCATGCCTTCACCAAAAGAAATTCactgaaatatttcattattgAAAGGGTTACAAAGCAATTTCTAAAACCCTGAAATTCCACTGAACTGCTGTGATAGCCATCATCTCCAAATGGAGAAAACTGCGTGGGATTGACCAGCCAACAAAATTACTGTAATAGCGCACTGAAAAGTCATAGAAGAACATCTAAGGAATTGCAGGCCTCTCTCAGCTCAGTCAATGTCAGTGTTCATGATTCCACCATTTGAAAGACACTGGGCAAAAATGGTATTCATGGTAACATAAAGGCTAATCTAACATTTGCCACAAAACAGCAGGATTTCCCCCCTCAAATTTTTGGGATAATGTTCTGTGGACTTATGGGTCAAAAGTGGAACTTTTTGGCAGGGCTTTTTTTCAAAGCAGAGTTGGACTGGGATTAAAATTCAGGTTGGGACTTTCACACCCACCCATGCCACATCACgacaatgtgcaaaaaaaaaaaaaagtaatgttatataaaagATGGTTTTACTTTCACCAAGAAAATTAGTAGGTGGCACAAAGCTTCACTGTTCTCTGCAGCCTTGTCAATCATACTGTCAGTGACAAGTCCAACAAGAATCTCCCTTTCTACTGAAGAGCAAAAAGGCCCAAAGGTTCTCCTGTGTAACAGTAGTCTGTTATTTACAAGCTTCAAGGTGGAGAAGATTTGTTTACAGGCCACTTGTGTCACACACAAGGTCAGCAGGAACTTGTAACCAAAGCCAAGTTATTTTTacacagaaaacattttcattaacagTCTGCTTTTTATTGCTAGTTTTAAATAGCAGATAAACAAtgaaaacagaataattaaaaacttTACAGTTCCATCAGCGGCAAGGAAGCCTATGACTTGTGCTGATCTGGATGTCTTAATTCTACCAGAGTGGGTCAGCATTGCTAACACAGAGAACTAGCGAGAACAGGAAGTCAGCCTAAACCATTTCCCTTTACTGAAtactctttataaaaaaaaaaaaaaaaaaagaacaaaaaaaactgaatgctTATAAATAGGAATATACATGAGTGATTTATTACAGATTGAGCATAGACATAGCAGGTGCTCCTTGGGTGCTGCTGCCTGATATCCCCCCTACCTGTGTTAGGTCAGTCTCTGGCATGAACTCAAAGCACAGCTCTTGCTATCTCGTTTGTGCAGTTGCATAGGGTTAGGAAGCAGAGATTTTTGTGGCAGTGTGGATAAAGTGAGCAAGACCATAATGATCATTAACACAGGACCAGAGAAAAGatttttccaaaatgaaataatatataattaaaaaaaaaaaccctacagtAGGACTGTAAGGTTTACATGTGTTCCATTTGTTCAACAAAAGCCATATTCCCTTTGAAATGAGAAAGAGGGGAAATAAAGCAAAAGTATTTGAAAATGAAGTAAGCTTAAAagaaacttaaataaaataagaaatgtttaTAGAAATATTGAAAGTTGTTGAATAACACTGCAAATATCATACaaatgcacattcatgctgttttaattaaaatagtcctgtatatttaatgttttaatatgcaaCAAGACACATTACTGAAGATTTATATTTGACAAACCgatgtatacagtaaatgcttgAACATAACTGAATTAGTCATAGGCAGAGAATTAGGagtttaacaaagttttttttttttaagctaacACTGTATTGTATGGgttcatttaaaaattactttgatTGTTTTGTAATTAAGTGAAATACTTGGTGTTGAAAATTGAATTACTGCCTAGTGATAATTCTTCCATCTATTCCATTTCTGAACAAAAACCCAACACAGTCATATGAAGCCTTTCATCTTTGTGATGTAGTAGAAAACTTGACAACTCCACATATGCAATGACCAGGCTAAATTCAAACCCACGTCTGATTTATTTGGCAATTTGAAACATGCAATATATTTATTtctgaacaaaaaaatgaagtctCACTTCAGTCTAAAAATTGTATGCCTAACTTGAAGGACGTAAAGGATAATCAGTGAGACAAATTCATTGGTTTGATGATGTATCCCAATTTCACATTCCTTCATATACATCAGTGTTTAATGGCTGGTCCCCATGGCTATTTTGGTGAATTAAACAAGGACAGGCACAtctgaaaaacagaaatgcagaTTTCTTGTAACAGGAAGTAAACCTAAAAGAATAGCTCAGAATAGAGTTCTGATTGGATAAATATTTATTAGAGCTTTTGAGCTGAAGCAAGACtgacaaaaaatgtgttttagaaaAAGGCGAGAAATAGTGGTGTCCATTATGCAAAAAAACGGGCAGAGAAGCAGTTGCACTGTACGTCTCATTCCCAAAATAGTCAGCCAAAACATGAAGAGGTGATCAGTGAAAAATCTCAAACCACAGAGACATGATTTAAAGGCTGCAGTTGTGCTATTTTTTAAATGCTCAGTATTTTATAAGCAGTATGTTTGCCCActatttcacatacagtacatttttgaaatttcaggaAAACATGAATGAATCTAAAAGACGCTAGAATGTCTATTATATCATTACCTGAAAACAGCATCCAAAAGAGAGTGAGGTAATTAAAGCTATACCTATTAACTTTACAATACAGATTATATTTTACAGCAGGGGTATTTCATTACAGCTCTTAGCTTTACAATATTGATTATATTTTACAGTCATGAAAGTCACATTGTTTTATTGCAGGTGCCATTAAAAATCATATTAACCCCTGTAATGTTAAACTAGTAGATGTGCTTCTGTGATAAATGTCAAGAAAAACCTTGCTTTATTAAAAGTGTGGAAAATATTCAAAGCAAAGTACtggaaaaatacacatttaaaaattgcaaaacaaatataCAAGAAAAGGGACAAATGCTGTTGattccacccccccccacccccaatcaAAGGGTTGTCAATTTACATCTTTTCACGTACAACCAAGGAGGAGTAAGAGGGTATAATgacatacaaaatgtaaaatcTAGCTGTTCAACTAAACTTGAAATTGTCACATTTTCCAACAGTTGGAACACAGAGtttcagaacaaaaaacaaaaagtaacccAATTGCTTCTACTCAGCATGTTTCTTCACGTTACTGTAATCCACTAGCAGCAGAATTCCAACAGCTCAGTCATGACATGCTGGTTACCCCTTCAAAATAGTCAAACCAAAATGGTGAAGTTCACTTTTTGTGGAATTAAGATTTACATTATCCTTCAGGTGGTATATACCATATTTCTTTGGTCCTtgaaagtacttttattaaaatagtgatttatttaaattttggctactttacAATAAATACAATTCCAATTTTACAGAAATCTCTCAGTCTTTCAACAACCCAAGCTTTCTCAGAGCTACCTTCCTATCCTCTTCTGTTGAAGTTCTTGGCGTGATCTGGATACTGTTATTCAGAAAATGCTGCGTCTTTTCAGGGACTCGTGGAGCAGGATAAGATTTCCTTACTATTTTTGAGTTCAACTTCATCTCTTCTTTTTGTATGTCCCCATCCTGAAGGTCAAAATCCTTTCCATTTCCAAGGGAGGCTGGGCGAGGTCTGGTGTTCCGGAGGGAGCTTTGCAATGAAGTGTCTGAAACAGGTTTGGCAGCAGTTGAGTCAGTTTTAGGAGGGTTGGTCTGGTTCGCTTTATTAGCCATGTAGCTGGCCAGACCCATTCCTGAGCGTTCCAGGGTTACAGATTTGAAGTTTGCAGActtgctgaaaaaaatgttttcttgtttgaTTGTACGCAGGTCTGTTCCTGAGCGAGGGCGCATACTGCGACTATGTGAGAACTCTGTCTCTGCATTGTCTACACGGCCTTCAGGCAATGGCTTGGGCTTTGGAAAGTCTCCAAGAGATATCTGTCCAACAGGTAAAGCCTCCATTGACCTGTGATGTTTCAGAGGGTGGCCAAACTCTGCTTTCAGCTCTGAATCAGAGTGCTGTTTAAGTAATCCAAGTTTCTTTAGGGCTTCAATTCTTGATTTTTGTGGGTCACTAGTAGCTAATGGTTTTGGAATACCCTCAGTTGGGGATGCTAGATTTGGGCTAGTTTGCTCTTTCCATGCCCTGCTGTGGATTTCATGGTTTGATAAATGTCCAGTTCCTATTGATGTATTTAACTGTATATTTGGAGGGAATTTCTTTGGCTTTGGAGCAGTAGGTGGGGCGCTCCTTGTCTGAGGTTCACTGGCTTCTTCCTTTTTATGAGGAGCAACTGAAGCAATAGAAGTAGGAGCCACAGATTCCTTTACACGGAGGTCTGAAGACTGAGTAGATACAGTTACGTTTTGAGTGGGGAGGACTTTGTTTATTTCTGCTGGATTTAGGGGAGCTTTCTTGATACTTGCTCGCTCCCTTAGTCTATTTAGTCCTTCTAAAGTCAAAGGTTGGCTGGAAGCAACACTGGTCCGCTTTGCCAAGGCTTCATTTTTGTtgaaagaaacatttgaaatctCTTGGGGTTTTTGTTGCAGCTCTCTGGAAAAAAGCGACCtctgaatattttcatttatcaCTGCTTTCTCCACATTATCTCTAaaaaatggtggtggtggtggtggtggtataacATCTGACACATTCAATGCATTACGACTTAACTCTCGAGCAGGGACTTTTGGTTTTCCACCTGGAGAATGGTCCCTTTCAGTTAATTCACTGGAAGTTGGAAGTATTTTAGAAGAGGACGTACCCCTGGTGCTTACTGCATCAGCTTTCTTCCCAGGCACCAATAAATTAGACTGGAGACTGCTTCTGCTTCCCCGGGGTGATGCTGCTGTGTGACTATTTCCATAAAcatctaaataaagaaaaaaaaaacatttagcatACAGCATTATAATGGATGACgtgagaaaatgtaaataaaaattcagCAAAATGAAATCTGAAATCAGGAAATAAAAGTCATTTTCTTAACTTTTAAGCAACCAATGCTAGAATGAACACCAGCTGAACACAAGACACACTGTAAGCCAAACTGGGCATAGCCCATTTTGCTAGTgttttagtggcacacaaggaGTGTTAAGACCACAGATTTTATAGGAATGCAGAAAGTCAATTACATCATCTCACCTGCATTCCAGAATGAATACTAAAGTGAATGGCTGAACTGCAGCTCTACCGACACTTTGGTCAGCTCTGGGCCTTGATCCAATCACCACAGTGATTTCTTCAAAACTAGGTGTACTCATCACTCCTGTCTCTTTGGAGTTGAAAGTGAACAAAATCACTATTTTCTGGAGCTAAAAGCCAATGATCTGCTTTCCTTTGGGGAGAAAATTAACCCATTATATGTGAAGGAGAAACTTCACAAACATTCTTTGACATAGAATTTACTCTTTACTCCATGGGGCTGGATGCCATTAACTAGCTCTAAGAAGCACTTTTCTAAGCCAAGCTCTGTGTCAGTGATTGAGCCCTGTCTGAGAAGTAGCATTGCTTCCTGAAGGGTACTTCAGTGCCaacactcttgtgccagaaagattAACGCTTTTTTCTATGAAATTGCAGGGGACACAGCAAAGAGATTAACAGAAACATCACACCACACCATGGACAAAGAACCACATAATAAAAACCAACAGCACCCTCCAGCACAAGCAGAGTCCCCTACTTGAACCTGGAGCAACAAACGCAACTCCACACAGCATCAGACATCATCCTTAACGCCTTGGCATCATAAAATTGttcatctgtgccaagataaattagaactctaaatagtcAGAAATCAGCCAGCCTCTTCTGTGTAACATGTTTGTCTGCATCGTATTTCTTGCATCCTGTCTTCTATGTTGATATTTATGCAggtatcatatttctataatctttgtgtttatattattctgtttcttaaaacaagtgtgcttcagttaccttgatataatcTAAATGGCACAAAACCCCTCCTACAGATGAaagta
The sequence above is drawn from the Erpetoichthys calabaricus chromosome 3, fErpCal1.3, whole genome shotgun sequence genome and encodes:
- the zgc:158258 gene encoding specifically androgen-regulated gene protein, whose protein sequence is MPKTDSWPMNGITRLSGTGSCDSMASLGSSQSTMSNDSLEYLSPEERACLMFLEETIDSLDTESDSGLSNSESDGVDLGRSKFKDVYGNSHTAASPRGSRSSLQSNLLVPGKKADAVSTRGTSSSKILPTSSELTERDHSPGGKPKVPARELSRNALNVSDVIPPPPPPPFFRDNVEKAVINENIQRSLFSRELQQKPQEISNVSFNKNEALAKRTSVASSQPLTLEGLNRLRERASIKKAPLNPAEINKVLPTQNVTVSTQSSDLRVKESVAPTSIASVAPHKKEEASEPQTRSAPPTAPKPKKFPPNIQLNTSIGTGHLSNHEIHSRAWKEQTSPNLASPTEGIPKPLATSDPQKSRIEALKKLGLLKQHSDSELKAEFGHPLKHHRSMEALPVGQISLGDFPKPKPLPEGRVDNAETEFSHSRSMRPRSGTDLRTIKQENIFFSKSANFKSVTLERSGMGLASYMANKANQTNPPKTDSTAAKPVSDTSLQSSLRNTRPRPASLGNGKDFDLQDGDIQKEEMKLNSKIVRKSYPAPRVPEKTQHFLNNSIQITPRTSTEEDRKVALRKLGLLKD